A single window of Acanthopagrus latus isolate v.2019 chromosome 1, fAcaLat1.1, whole genome shotgun sequence DNA harbors:
- the LOC119027982 gene encoding equilibrative nucleoside transporter 1-like, whose protein sequence is MVVSSPRDKYFSVWMIFFMLGLGTLLPWNFFMTATVYFTSRLKDSPLADSSANQTEAAGEHRSVLEAKFNNVMTLCAMLPLLFCTCLNSFLHSLISQRLRVMGSLLVIMFVFMVTAVLVKVPLEPLPFFSITMVKIIIINSFGAVLQGSLFGMAGLLPASYTTPIMSGQGLAGTFAAFAMICAIASGSEIQDAAFGYFITACVVIFLSILSYILLPKLEFFQFYQETNRKQRSDEDNSVDLMNRERKHEPVEQSRQQNVAMMTIFKKIWLLAVSVCFTFTITIGLFPAITADIKSTLADGGSWEKYFIPVSCFLLFNLCDWGGRSLTAVCMWPHKDSLLLPVSIVCRLVFVPLFMLCNVQPRLNLPVFFYHDGWFIFFMIIFAFSNGYLASLCMCFGPKNVLPHEAETAGAIMAFFLSLGLALGASLSFVFRALV, encoded by the exons atggttgTCAGCTCACCAAGGGACAA GTATTTTAGCGTCTGGATGATTTTCTTCATGCTCGGTTTGGGGACGCTGCTGCCCTGGAACTTCTTCATGACTGCTACTGTG TATTTCACCAGCCGTCTGAAGGACTCCCCATTGGCTGAttcttcagccaatcagacagaggcagcaggagagCATCGCAGCGTTCTGGAGGCCAAATTCAACAATGTGATGACGCTGTGCGCCATGTTGCCGCTGCTCTTCTGCACCTGCCTCAACTCCTTCTTGCACTCACT GATTTCTCAGCGTCTGCGTGTGATGGGAAGTCTGCTCGTCATAATGTTTGTCTTCATGGTCACAGCGGTCCTCGTCAAAgttcctctggagccactgcCCTTCTTCTCCATAACGATGGTtaagatcatcatcatcaact CTTTCGGGGCAGTGCTGCAGGGCAGTCTCTTTGGTATGGCTGGCTTGCTGCCAGCTTCATACACGACTCCCATCATGAGTGGTCAGGGACTTGCTGGAACTTTTGCTGCTTTCGCCATGATCTGCGCTATTGCAA GTGGCTCAGAGATTCAGGATGCAGCGTTTGGTTATTTCATTACAgcctgtgttgttatttttctgtccaTCCTCTCCTACATCCTGCTTCCTAAACTG gagtttttccagttttatcaggagacaaacaggaaacagagatcAGATGAGGACAACTCTGTAGATTTGATGAAcagag agagaaaacatgaaccTGTTGAGCAGAGCAGACAACAGAATGTCGCCATGATGACAATCTTTAAGAAG ATCTGGCTGTtagctgtgtcagtctgcttcACCTTCACCATCACCATTGGATTGTTTCCCGCCATCACCGCTGACATCAAATCCACCCTAGCGGATGGAGGATCGTGGG AGAAGTACTTCATCCCtgtcagctgtttcctgctctTCAACCTTTGTGACTGGGGAGGGCGGAGCTTAACAGCCGTCTGTATGTGG CCGCACAAGGACAGTCTGTTACTTCCTGTGTCCATCGTGTGCCGTCTCGTCTTCGTCCCTCTCTTCATGTTGTGTAATGTTCAGCCTCGTCTCAACCTGCCCGTCTTCTTCTATCATGACGGCTGGTTCATCTTCTTCATGATCATCTTCGCCTTCAGTAACGGATACCTGGCCAGCCTCTGCATGTGCTTCGGACCAAA GAACGTCCTTCCTCATGAAGCTGAAACAGCCGGGGCCATAATggctttctttctgtctctgggTTTGGCTTTAGGAGCTTCACTGTCCTTCGTCTTCAGAGCCC